One stretch of Armigeres subalbatus isolate Guangzhou_Male chromosome 2, GZ_Asu_2, whole genome shotgun sequence DNA includes these proteins:
- the LOC134217485 gene encoding growth hormone-inducible transmembrane protein: MLSRLACTGGRTFLSTPLLQSALQQVPRRQPVIRQYAREVKGGGSSGTSSWTARAERQTLREKAMAPPGPNAYSLGKGALAGGAALGLGALCFYGLGFGGGTSTLDNSHAWPEFVKERIRDTYLYFGSSLGITAASAVAVFRSPTLLNLVSRNGWMSILGTFAVMIGSGMLAQSIPYSPGFGSKQLAWAAHSAILGAVIAPICFIGGPLLTRAAWYTAGVVGGLSTVAVCAPSDKFLNMGGPLAIGLGVVFASSMASMFLPPTTALGAGIASLSLYGGLLLFSGFLLYDTQKIVKRAELYPLYAPRPFDPVNSAMSIYMDTMNIFIRIATILAGGGGNRRK, from the exons ATGCTTTCCCGTCTAGCTTGCACAGGGGGACGCACCTTCCTGTCAACCCCCTTGCTGCAGTCAGCCTTGCAACAAGTTCCAAGACGCCAGCCGGTAATCCGTCAGTATGCTCGCGAGGTGAAAGGCGGCGGTTCATCGGGAACCAGCAGTTGGACTGCCCGAGCCGAACGGCAAACATTGCGCGAGAAGGCTATGGCACCACCCGGCCCAAATGCTTATTCACTGGGTAAAGGTGCTCTCGCTGGCGGTGCCGCACTTGGTTTAGGGGCACTGTGCTTTTACGGGCTTGGTTTCGGAGGTGGAACCAGTACATTGGATAACTCACACGCCTGGCCAGAGTTTGTGAAAGAACGCATTCGCGACACGTATTTATATTTTGGAAGCTCTTTAGGCATCACAGCAGCGAGTGCCGTTGCTGTTTTTCGGAGTCCAACCTTGCTGAATTTAGTATCGAGAAATGGGTGGATG TCAATTCTCGGTACGTTCGCTGTTATGATTGGCTCCGGTATGTTGGCTCAGTCAATCCCCTACAGCCCAGGATTTGGATCTAAACAACTGGCATGGGCTGCTCATTCGGCCATTCTGGGGGCTGTCATCGCTCCCATCTGTTTTATTGGAGGTCCCTTGCTGACACGGGCAGCTTGGTACACGGCGGGTGTCGTCGGTGGACTTTCCACCGTAGCGGTGTGTGCTCCAAGCGATAAGTTCCTCAATATGGGAGGCCCACTGGCCATCGGCCTGGGTGTTGTATTCGCCTCCTCGATGgcatcaatgtttctgccaccGACAACTGCTCTTGGAGCAGGAATTGCATCACTGTCGTTGTACGGAGGACTGTTGCTGTTTAGCGGATTCCTACTCTACGACACTCAGAAGATTGTGAAACGAGCGGAACTATATCCCTTGTATGCTCCCCGCCCATTCGATCCCGTGAATTC ggcgATGTCGATCTACATGGATACGATGAATATCTTCATAAGGATTGCAACAATTTTAGCCGGCGGTGGAGGAAATCGACGAAAGTAA
- the LOC134213237 gene encoding SNAPIN protein homolog encodes MNDDRSDSSVTSIEDDDEERTDNTENLCENPTRDILTEGFFRLFKPVIDDLDSNIRGARLNQTELRQQLDELSVEMKNLNFENDPQLHDYFKRMVHIKQKVVVIMNILQGAQERLVAICQQQEQAVPTSIGQDN; translated from the exons ATGAACGACGATCGATCGGACAGTTCCGTGACTTCAATTGAAGACGATGACGAGGAACGTACCGACAACACTGAAAACCTGTGCGAAAATCCCACCAGGGACATTCTTACGGAGGGATTTTTCCGTCTGTTCAAGCCAGTGATAGACGACCTTGACAGCAACATTCGTGGAGCCCGGTTGAACCAGACCGAACTGCGTCAACAGCTGGATGAGTTATCGGTAGAAATGAAGAATCTCAACTTCGAAAACGATCCGCAGCTGCACGACTATTTCAAACGAATGGTGCACATCAAGCAGAAAGTGGTAGTAATAATGAACATTCTGCAAGGAGCTCAG GAACGGCTTGTAGCTATTTGTCAACAACAAGAGCAGGCAGTACCTACATCTATAGGTCAGGACAACTAA
- the LOC134213236 gene encoding ribonuclease H2 subunit B, with product MTSKKHFFILQDLIKNQSDESLQIITLRNPATGKPTKYMLRNEGQDLYELNCFSETNRSWFINETVCSNGRVFFPTRMDPLFLVIPYLEKKCSDKAVPMDHILVDDEFPHMGRLAKVCGINHQMALIADEKRAGDICAFKFNEEKLMNWLYQKCIRLEQALGKERKFSRSHNFVKEEKENERQAGEMLQYAHGIISDYLSLDLSKKLSVRVGIPEEKIPNKRKSTAELEISQIKKIKKEEIHETTPIKSMEKKVSAKSKALAKAASGTKSIASFFKK from the exons ATGACCAGTAAGAAacacttctttattcttcaag aTCTAATTAAAAATCAATCTGATGAGAGCCTACAAATCATCACACTGCGTAATCCGGCGACAGGAAAACCCACCAAATACATGCTCCGTAACGAAGGCCAGGATCTGTACGAGCTAAACTGTTTTTCAGAAACAAATCGATCATGGTTCATCAACGAAACCGTATGCTCCAACGGGAGAGTATTTTTTCCCACCAGAATGGATCCGCTGTTTCTTGTAATTCCCTACTTGGAGAAAAAATGCTCCGACAAAGCCGTTCCTATGGATCACATCCTGGTTGATGATGAATTTCCCCATATGGGTAGATTGGCTAAGGTCTGTGGGATAAACCACCAAATGGCATTGATAGCGGATGAAAAGAGAGCAGGTGATATTTGTGCCTTTAAGTTCAACGAGGAGAAGCTAATGAATTGGCTGTATCAAAAATGTATCCGGCTGGAGCAAGCACTTGGAAAAGAGCGGAAGTTTTCCCGGTCCCATAATTTTGTCAAAGAGGAAAAGGAAAACGAGCGTCAAGCGGGGGAAATGCTGCAATACGCTCATGGCATTATTTCGGATTACTTGAGTTTGGACCTTAGTAAAAAGTTGAGCGTACGTGTTGGGATTCCAGAGGAAAAGATTCCAAATAAAAGAAAGTCCACGGCCGAGTTGGAAATCAGTCAGATTAAGAAGATCAAGAAAGAGGAAATTCACGAGACGACACCGATTAAATCCATGGAGAAGAAGGTAAGTGCCAAATCGAAGGCGTTAGCCAAGGCAGCATCAGGAACAAAAAGTATTGccagtttcttcaaaaaataa
- the LOC134217486 gene encoding deoxycytidylate deaminase has translation MIEAAGNLAKLNLNEQKRSDYLDWNEYFMATAFLAARRSKDPNTQVGACIVNEEKKIVGVGYNGFPLGCSDDEFPWGKMAEDPLDTKYLYVCHAEMNAILNKNSSDVKNCTVYVALFPCNECAKIIIQSKIKEVIYMSDKHAHKKSTIASKKMFDAAGIKYWQFVPKRNKIVIDFSEIDWDTLNQLPDTPAKSNGLRLVESKNEI, from the coding sequence ATGATTGAAGCCGCTGGAAATCTCGCAAAATTGAATCTCAATGAGCAGAAGCGCTCTGATTACCTGGACTGGAACGAGTATTTCATGGCAACGGCATTTTTGGCCGCACGCCGCAGCAAAGACCCCAACACTCAGGTAGGCGCATGCATCGTCAACGAAGAGAAAAAGATAGTGGGTGTCGGCTATAACGGGTTTCCTCTCGGGTGCAGCGATGATGAGTTCCCATGGGGTAAAATGGCCGAGGATCCCTTGGACACCAAATACCTCTACGTGTGCCACGCTGAGATGAATGCAATCCTGAACAAGAACAGCTCGGACGTTAAGAATTGTACCGTGTACGTGGCGCTGTTTCCCTGCAACGAATGCGCCAAAATAATTATCCAATCCAAGATCAAAGAAGTGATCTACATGTCCGATAAGCATGCTCACAAAAAATCTACCATTGCCTCCAAGAAGATGTTTGATGCCGCGGGGATCAAATACTGGCAATTCGTACCAAAGAGGAATAAAATCGTTATTGACTTCTCTGAAATTGACTGGGACACGCTGAATCAGCTTCCGGATACACCAGCCAAAAGCAATGGTTTAAGACTAGTTGAAAGTAAAAATGAAATATGA